The Thermoanaerobaculia bacterium genome has a window encoding:
- a CDS encoding lipocalin-like domain-containing protein, which yields MRPGAFARVLLAAIVGGTPAPPPRTPVADASLLAAHPDAKAEWWYYTGHLQTASRREFGFELTFFRARLADGDDLDAAHFALTDVDRRTFAWAEKLHRPFPGIAGADAGRLAVFNEDWEARAEGATHVLRARMPSGSIALRLAPVKPLVRNGPGGISRKGPRPDEYSNYVSFPRLSVSGTLSQGGAPEAVTGIAWFDHEFGPGGLPADLAGWDWFAIQLSDGTETMLYRLRAKSGGDSPFSQGTFVAADGRAFPLAAGDFDVAPAGRWRSPRSGAIYPSGWRVRVPSRGVDVAVTPRLPDQELVTSRSTRVTYWEGACTVSGRAGGAAVTGKSYVELTGYAGTDLP from the coding sequence ATGAGACCGGGAGCCTTCGCCCGCGTCCTCCTCGCGGCGATCGTCGGCGGAACTCCCGCCCCCCCGCCGCGGACGCCGGTGGCCGACGCCTCTCTGCTCGCCGCGCACCCCGACGCGAAGGCCGAGTGGTGGTACTACACGGGACACCTGCAGACGGCATCCCGGCGCGAGTTCGGCTTCGAGCTCACGTTCTTCCGCGCGAGACTCGCCGACGGCGACGATCTCGACGCCGCGCATTTCGCCCTCACGGACGTCGATCGGCGGACCTTCGCCTGGGCGGAGAAGCTCCACCGCCCGTTTCCCGGGATCGCCGGCGCCGACGCCGGCCGCCTCGCGGTCTTCAACGAGGACTGGGAGGCGCGCGCGGAAGGCGCCACGCACGTTCTGCGCGCGCGAATGCCGTCCGGTTCGATCGCGCTGCGGCTCGCGCCCGTGAAGCCGCTCGTCCGGAACGGCCCGGGCGGGATCTCGCGGAAGGGACCGCGGCCGGACGAATACTCGAACTACGTTTCGTTCCCGCGGCTTTCCGTTTCGGGCACGCTGTCGCAGGGCGGCGCGCCGGAAGCGGTGACCGGGATCGCCTGGTTCGACCACGAGTTCGGTCCGGGGGGACTCCCCGCCGACCTCGCGGGGTGGGACTGGTTCGCGATCCAGCTCTCCGACGGAACCGAAACGATGCTCTATCGCCTTCGCGCGAAATCGGGGGGCGACTCCCCCTTCTCTCAGGGAACGTTCGTCGCGGCCGACGGCCGTGCCTTCCCGCTCGCCGCCGGCGATTTCGACGTGGCGCCGGCCGGACGGTGGCGTTCGCCCCGAAGCGGAGCGATCTACCCCTCGGGATGGCGGGTGCGCGTCCCGTCCCGCGGCGTCGACGTCGCGGTCACCCCCCGGCTGCCCGACCAGGAGCTCGTGACGAGCCGGTCCACCCGCGTGACCTACTGGGAAGGAGCGTGCACGGTTTCGGGAAGGGCCGGCGGCGCCGCGGTGACCGGGAAGAGCTACGTCGAGCTGACCGGTTATGCCGGAACGGACCTCCCGTGA
- a CDS encoding beta-glucosidase encodes MIRRLFPSFFIGGFECSNHVRRDGVRLDMIASTAHDRWAYEDYVRLGSAGIRTARDGIRWNRIESADGSYDWSSTVEMLRAARRARVRVIWDLLHFGWPDFVDVFSPEFVPRFEKFVRAFLPVLGDETDEVPYLAPVNEISFLSFAGGEEGFFNPFAKKRGDELKRQLVAASIAACGAIRERWSDARLVHTDPIIHIIADPRRPQDRRRAEDHRLSQFAAWDMIAGRVQPELGGAPEFLDVLGLNYYIHNQWVLDDGVVVPSHPQHLPLRYMLREVQERYGRPMFIAETGIEDDVRPAWLHYVAKEVRGALRLGVGVAGICLYPIVNHPGWEDDRHCHNGLWDYADARGHREWYEPLADEMRRQEALFSDERAAAEADDERFDHTEWAVLDEAARHIDEETTRSRA; translated from the coding sequence ATGATTCGGCGACTCTTTCCGAGCTTCTTCATCGGCGGTTTCGAATGTTCCAACCACGTCCGGCGAGACGGCGTGCGGCTCGACATGATCGCGTCGACGGCGCACGACCGCTGGGCCTACGAGGACTACGTGCGGCTCGGCTCGGCGGGAATCCGCACGGCGCGCGACGGAATCCGGTGGAACCGCATCGAGAGCGCCGACGGGAGCTACGACTGGTCTTCGACCGTGGAGATGCTCCGGGCGGCTCGCCGGGCGCGGGTGCGCGTGATCTGGGACCTGCTCCATTTCGGGTGGCCGGACTTCGTCGACGTCTTCTCTCCCGAGTTCGTTCCCCGCTTCGAGAAATTCGTCCGCGCCTTCCTTCCCGTCCTCGGAGACGAAACGGACGAGGTCCCGTATCTGGCTCCCGTCAACGAGATCTCGTTCCTCTCCTTCGCGGGGGGCGAGGAGGGGTTCTTCAATCCTTTCGCGAAGAAGAGGGGAGACGAGCTCAAACGACAGCTCGTGGCCGCTTCGATCGCCGCGTGCGGCGCGATTCGCGAACGATGGTCCGATGCCCGCCTCGTGCACACCGATCCGATCATCCACATCATCGCGGATCCGCGCCGTCCCCAGGACCGGCGCCGCGCCGAGGACCATCGCCTGTCGCAGTTCGCGGCATGGGACATGATCGCCGGACGCGTGCAGCCCGAGCTCGGCGGCGCTCCGGAGTTCCTCGACGTCCTCGGCCTCAACTACTACATCCACAACCAGTGGGTGCTCGACGACGGCGTCGTCGTCCCGTCGCATCCGCAGCACCTTCCGCTCCGCTACATGCTCCGCGAGGTCCAGGAGCGCTACGGGCGGCCGATGTTCATCGCGGAGACCGGAATCGAGGACGACGTTCGGCCGGCGTGGCTCCACTACGTCGCCAAGGAAGTTCGCGGCGCGTTGCGGCTGGGGGTCGGCGTCGCGGGGATCTGCCTCTACCCGATCGTCAATCATCCCGGTTGGGAGGACGACCGCCACTGTCACAACGGGCTCTGGGACTACGCGGACGCCCGCGGCCACCGCGAGTGGTACGAGCCGCTCGCCGACGAGATGCGGCGCCAGGAAGCGCTGTTCTCGGACGAGCGCGCCGCGGCGGAAGCCGACGACGAGCGCTTCGACCATACCGAGTGGGCGGTGCTCGACGAGGCGGCTCGGCACATCGACGAAGAGACGACGCGTTCGCGGGCGTGA